The following is a genomic window from Geobacillus subterraneus.
CATTTGCTCAGCCATTTGCGTCACGGACTGCTTGCCGGCTTCCGCTTTCACCGCCGTTTCTTGGGCGCTGTGAGCCACTTCTTTCGTATGACGGGCAACGTCAACGAGCGTTTGGGAAATGTCATTGACCGATGCCGCTGTGCCACGGGCCGCATCCGCCTGCTCTTCCGCATGGGCAGCGAGCCTTTCCATCGTTGCCGCAATTTGTTCTGTCGCTCCCGTCGTCTGCTCGGCGACGGTGGCTAGCTGGCCGGAAAACTGCGACACTTCGTCAGCATGGTGTTGAATGCGGCCGATCACCTTTTGCCAAGCGTCCGCCATATCGTTCAATGATGCGGCAATCGGCCGCAGCTGCTGCACGCTGTCCAGCGGCACGCGCACCGTTAAGTCCCCGCCTGTCATCTTGTCTAAATATTTGTTAATGACGGCAATCGGAGCAACAAACCGTCGGTAATTGAGCGTTGCTGAAATGAAACCGACAATCGCGCCAAATAGCAATGTAGCGGCCAATGTCCACCAAAACGCCGCCCCGCGAATGCTGTTGGCCAGGCATATCGCAAGGCCGATCGCCGCCGTTCCCGGGATGACGACGAACATCGTGCGAATGATATAACTCATGAACGACAAACTGTTTTCCCCCTTTTCTATCGTCAAAAAACTTTTTACTATTCCTATCGCATGGACATATTCGCCAGCACACATGTATTTTCCTTCTTTAGTGCCCTCTCCGATAGCCTGAAATAAAATTTCTATTGCCAGCAAAAAGGAATTGCATTAAAATAACGATTGTCTTATAAATATTCATTTGCTAGATCAATAGAATGGAGGATCATTCATGGATAAAAAGAAAATGATCGGCGGCGCGCTTGCCGTTGGTTTGCTGGCCTTTTCCCCTTGGACAGCTGCGCAAGCCGGACCGGTCAAATGGACGAACGTCAATGCGTTTGAAGAACAAAACGGAAGCTTGTTTAACCAAGAAAACTATGACTTTGTCAAGTTTTCGCAAATCGGCGCCAAACTGAACGAAATTGAAAAGCGGTCGAACCGCGTCAAGGTGGAAGTGAGAGGAACATCAGTGAACGGTTATCCGCTTTATGTCGTCACGATTGCCGACCCGTCGACGCGCGGCAAATTCGGCAAAATTCAGGCGCTCCGGAAGCAAATGTTCAAAAATCCGGGCAAAGCGCAAGAATGGGTGGCGAACAACGAAGACTTCAAAGTGCCGATTATGATCAACGGTTCAATCCATGGAACTGAATTTGTCGGCACGGACGCCATTCTTCAACTGATTGAACGGTTCGCCACACAAAACGATCACGTGACGAAACAAATTTTAGCGAACACCGTCCTCATTTTTAACGTCGTGCAAAACCCGGATGGACGCGTGCAGGCGACGCGGTTTAACGGCGTGGGAATCGACTTGAACCGCGATTTTATCACCCAGTCGCAACCGGAAACACGGGAAACCGTAGAATTAATCAAAGAATGGAATCCCATGGTCTTCCTTGATACGCATGGGTATGTCAAAAACTATGGGCCGAACCTGCAAGGGCTGATCGAGCCTTGCACGCCGCCGCATAACCCGAACTATGAATATGATTTGTACATCAAATGGGCGCTCGAGCAGGCAAAAGCGATGGAAGCGGAAATTCTGGCCGACAAAGCCTCTTATCAAGGCGAACTGTACAAATCGATGGAAGGCGTCTATATTCCGTATCGAGACGACGCGGCCGGCTGGGATGACTATCCGCCGATTTTCACGCCTATGTACGCCATGTACCATGGCGCTTACGGTCACACGCTCGAAGCGCCAACTAACGATTGGGACGGCGTTCGTTGGCAATACAACGCGATTATGGGCGCGTTGAAATTCGCTGTTGAACATAAGCAAGAAATGATCGCCGACCAAATTGAAATGTTTAAACGTGGAATTACATTCAGCCATCCGCATCATCCGGAAGGCTTTTTCCCGAACGCCTATATTTTGCCGGTCGATGAAACTGATCCGACCGTCACCTTAAAAGCGGTGGAACATCTGCTCCGCAATGACATTGAAGTGAAACAGGCGGCGCAGCCGTTTACCGTAGGCGGGACAACGTATCCGAAAGGGACGTACATCGTTCCGATGGACCAGGCAAAAGCGGGCTTAGCCAACACAATGCTTTGGGATGGCGAAGACATTACGGACGATACGCCGGCGATGTATGACATCTCGGCATGGAGTTTGCCGGAATTATGGGGATTTGCGGCCATCCCTGTTAACGAGAAGGTGAACGTCCCAGCGACAAACGTAGGAAACGTCCAAGTGCAAGGGTCGTTAACCGGGAAAGGCCCGTACCTCATTCCGAACAGCTCGGTCAGCGCCGTCCGTCTCGTGAATACGCTGTTGCAACAAGGCATTGCCGTCAAACGCGATGAGCGCGGAAACTTCTATGTGGAAGCGCCGGCCAACCGCATCGCAGCAGCGGTGAAAGAATCGGGACTGCATATTTCTACCGCCGCTGTTCCGGCTGATGCCGAACCGATTACAAGCGTCCGCATCGCCCTATTGAAGGACGGCGGGATGAATAAACAGCAATCCCATTCCGGCACGAAGCTGGCGCTGCAGCGCCTCGGCTTCCAAGTGACTGAATTGACGCCTGTCGAAGTGGCCGCAAACGGTCTTGACGGATTTGACGTCTTTATTTACAGCGGCACGGAAAACTTGATTTCTTTCAAATTGAGTGCCGCCAATAAAGAGTTTGGCTTGCAAAGCGCAGAGCAGTACAACGCCTTCAAAGCCAACGTCACCGCATTTGTCCAACATGGCGGCAAATATATCGCTGTCGGCGCTGGGGCGTCAAGAGCGACCTACACGCTCGGCCTCACCGATGACACGGTTCATATCGGCGGCTCAAACAGCAACGGCATCGTCCGCGTCAACTACAGCGGCACAGGGACAACCGTCGGCTACGGCCAAGACGACATCGGCTTTGTGTACCGCCCGGTATGGTATACAAATACGGGCAATGATATCATCGAAGCGACATTTATGAACGATTCAGGCTTCTTCGTCGCCGGGCATTGGAAAAACCGCGATGCTGCCCAAGGGGCGGCTGTCATTGTCCGCGAACGAAACGCCGACGTCACGTTGATCGGGCTTGAAGCTGGATTCCGTGACCATACCGACTACCTGTTCCGCCTGCTGGCGAACGCCATCTGGGAAAACAAATCGCTATGATCAAAAACGGGGGCTTCGACAATGGGGCCCCCGTTTTCGCTTTTGTTTTGTCCTGCGGCAAAATCGCCTGATGATCGGCCATCCAATCGAACGAACTAGTCGGTTTTTCTTACTGTCCGCTTCCTCCCCTTGTACAGAAGGACCATTTTTTTGTTTCATGTTGAAAATGATAATCATTTGTATTATGATTTTTATCGAAATTGATAATCGTTATCAAATGGAGGGGTTCCCTTGCATTCGATCCACCTCTTTCTTGATGAGGAAGAGAAAACCTATCAGTCTTTACAAACGATTGATCCGTCGCTGGCTCGTTTGTTTTTGTCTATTTTGCCAAATAGCCGGCGGCGCATCGCCGGCCGGCTGCTGCAGGCGCTCATTCGCGAACGGCTCATTCCCCCTGACCGGGTCATCTGGAAGCGCGCCGGGGAAGAATGGGAACTTTTCATCCCCCTTTCCGGGACAAAACAGATCAACGCGGCAGTAGCCGAACGGTTCAGCCTCG
Proteins encoded in this region:
- a CDS encoding methyl-accepting chemotaxis protein, which produces MSFMSYIIRTMFVVIPGTAAIGLAICLANSIRGAAFWWTLAATLLFGAIVGFISATLNYRRFVAPIAVINKYLDKMTGGDLTVRVPLDSVQQLRPIAASLNDMADAWQKVIGRIQHHADEVSQFSGQLATVAEQTTGATEQIAATMERLAAHAEEQADAARGTAASVNDISQTLVDVARHTKEVAHSAQETAVKAEAGKQSVTQMAEQMQFIYDHVQALGQVVKGLGERSNEIGQITEAITGIASQTNLLALNAAIEAARAGEQGKGFAVVADEVRKLAEQSARSAQQISDLIGYIQEETKLAISSTERVVAEVTQGLDVVAVAGQSFADIREAVGQVSEQIRQVSSAIEQMTGHARQVDEALRQMTQIVEQSAASAANVSAATQEQMASVEEIASSSTSLGQMADEMRVMLKQFSV
- a CDS encoding M14 family zinc carboxypeptidase; translated protein: MDKKKMIGGALAVGLLAFSPWTAAQAGPVKWTNVNAFEEQNGSLFNQENYDFVKFSQIGAKLNEIEKRSNRVKVEVRGTSVNGYPLYVVTIADPSTRGKFGKIQALRKQMFKNPGKAQEWVANNEDFKVPIMINGSIHGTEFVGTDAILQLIERFATQNDHVTKQILANTVLIFNVVQNPDGRVQATRFNGVGIDLNRDFITQSQPETRETVELIKEWNPMVFLDTHGYVKNYGPNLQGLIEPCTPPHNPNYEYDLYIKWALEQAKAMEAEILADKASYQGELYKSMEGVYIPYRDDAAGWDDYPPIFTPMYAMYHGAYGHTLEAPTNDWDGVRWQYNAIMGALKFAVEHKQEMIADQIEMFKRGITFSHPHHPEGFFPNAYILPVDETDPTVTLKAVEHLLRNDIEVKQAAQPFTVGGTTYPKGTYIVPMDQAKAGLANTMLWDGEDITDDTPAMYDISAWSLPELWGFAAIPVNEKVNVPATNVGNVQVQGSLTGKGPYLIPNSSVSAVRLVNTLLQQGIAVKRDERGNFYVEAPANRIAAAVKESGLHISTAAVPADAEPITSVRIALLKDGGMNKQQSHSGTKLALQRLGFQVTELTPVEVAANGLDGFDVFIYSGTENLISFKLSAANKEFGLQSAEQYNAFKANVTAFVQHGGKYIAVGAGASRATYTLGLTDDTVHIGGSNSNGIVRVNYSGTGTTVGYGQDDIGFVYRPVWYTNTGNDIIEATFMNDSGFFVAGHWKNRDAAQGAAVIVRERNADVTLIGLEAGFRDHTDYLFRLLANAIWENKSL